The genomic segment TGATTCAATCTTTCATGCGTGTAACATAGACATACTTGatggcttcatgtctaacagaGGATAatggttgcccgaacatctcctgtAATGATGCCATAATCTCACGGGCGGTGGGcatgacctcatgcttcttgttgagtacatcagatatactcacCAAGATATAGGCACGAGCTTTCTCGTTCGCCctcacccacctatcatagacatccagaacatttcgagtggctgTTGAATTGAGAACtagaggacactcctccgtcaacacaaacctcagatCGTCTacaactaatattgtattgatgttTGACTTCCAGTTCgaataaccctctccattaaatttattagaagcaagaaattgtatgattgagtttgacattgctgaaacttttttaaacaaactctattaaatatgcatctaaaatctatttttagaaaaaactaataaagtacccaataaatctttatttatttgcaacgatacttaagtgatttagaacaattgctACTGAGGGgtagtcaagaattccttcacaaaagcaagacagttcttgaccaaatattatttttagaataactcatattccaatagtttttttggttatcactgtcggtcaagatctttactaacaattagtaattcttgttaGTGTGACcggccattttcagatcttataggatagtatgaatatgcctctgaaatagaagacaata from the Benincasa hispida cultivar B227 unplaced genomic scaffold, ASM972705v1 Contig1652, whole genome shotgun sequence genome contains:
- the LOC120068983 gene encoding uncharacterized protein LOC120068983, with the translated sequence MVHRDLWRRLLLIDRDLKEFYKVVDDLRFVLTEECPLVLNSTATRNVLDVYDRWVRANEKARAYILVSISDVLNKKHEVMPTAREIMASLQEMFGQPLSSVRHEAIKYVYVTRMKD